From Polynucleobacter sp. MWH-Braz-FAM2G, a single genomic window includes:
- the metW gene encoding methionine biosynthesis protein MetW, producing MSILNMRADFSAIANWIAPNSQVLDLGCGDGSFLEFLQKQKPVHSYGVEIDDSRVLACVQKGLNVIQQDLEGGLALFEDNSFDTVVLSQTLQTIHQTEKILREVVRVGKESVISFPNFGHWSHRLAVGLGHMPVSKSLPYQWYNTPNVRVLTVADFERLASNLGLKVLDQCILHEGRQVTMMPNLFGSLALFRIRRA from the coding sequence ATGAGCATCCTAAATATGCGCGCGGATTTTTCCGCCATAGCAAATTGGATTGCGCCTAATAGCCAAGTACTTGACCTTGGTTGTGGCGATGGCAGCTTCTTGGAATTTTTGCAGAAACAAAAACCAGTCCATTCATATGGGGTTGAGATTGATGATTCCCGAGTTCTTGCCTGCGTGCAAAAAGGCTTGAACGTTATCCAGCAAGACTTAGAAGGTGGTCTAGCATTGTTTGAAGACAATAGTTTTGATACCGTTGTGTTGTCGCAGACACTCCAAACCATTCATCAAACTGAAAAGATATTGCGTGAAGTAGTGCGCGTAGGTAAAGAGTCTGTTATTTCTTTTCCAAACTTTGGGCATTGGTCACATCGCCTCGCTGTAGGGTTGGGTCACATGCCAGTTTCCAAGAGCTTGCCCTACCAGTGGTACAACACTCCTAATGTGCGCGTCCTGACTGTTGCCGACTTTGAAAGGTTGGCTTCAAACCTTGGCCTTAAGGTGCTCGATCAATGCATTCTGCATGAAGGTCGTCAAGTTACTATGATGCCAAACCTATTTGGTAGTCTCGCTTTATTCCGCATTCGTCGTGCCTAA
- the argB gene encoding acetylglutamate kinase: MTKNLPTISDIPPLLKAEILAEALPYIRSYHGKTIVIKYGGNAMVEERLKESFARDVILLKLVGMNPVVVHGGGPQIDEALKKIGKTGTFIQGMRVTDEETMEVVEWVLGGEVQQDIVMLINHFGGQAVGLTGKDGGLIRAKKMLVADEKQAGGMIDLGFVGEIEAINPAVVKALQDDAFIPVISPIGFSEEGQAFNINADLVAGKMAEILHAEKLVMMTNIPGVMDKNGTLLTDLTAREIDELFADGTISGGMLPKISSALDAAKSGVNSVHIIDGRIEHSLLLEILTEQAFGTMIRSR, encoded by the coding sequence ATGACTAAGAATTTACCAACTATTAGTGATATTCCTCCTTTGTTGAAGGCGGAGATCTTGGCGGAAGCATTGCCTTATATTCGCTCATATCACGGCAAAACAATTGTGATTAAGTATGGCGGCAACGCTATGGTTGAAGAGCGTCTTAAGGAGAGTTTCGCGCGCGACGTTATTTTGTTGAAATTGGTCGGTATGAATCCTGTGGTGGTTCATGGTGGCGGACCACAAATTGATGAAGCTCTCAAGAAAATTGGCAAGACAGGTACCTTCATTCAGGGTATGCGTGTCACTGACGAAGAAACGATGGAAGTGGTGGAGTGGGTTCTTGGTGGTGAAGTGCAACAAGATATCGTGATGTTAATAAACCACTTTGGCGGCCAAGCAGTTGGTTTAACAGGTAAAGATGGTGGACTTATCCGCGCCAAAAAAATGTTAGTTGCCGATGAAAAGCAAGCTGGCGGAATGATTGATCTAGGTTTTGTTGGTGAGATTGAGGCTATTAACCCTGCGGTTGTAAAAGCCTTGCAGGATGATGCATTTATTCCTGTAATTTCCCCAATCGGATTTAGCGAAGAAGGTCAAGCCTTTAACATCAATGCTGATCTAGTTGCAGGCAAGATGGCTGAAATTCTGCATGCAGAGAAATTAGTCATGATGACTAATATTCCTGGTGTAATGGATAAAAATGGCACACTATTAACTGATTTAACCGCTCGAGAAATTGATGAGTTATTTGCTGATGGCACTATTTCAGGCGGCATGTTGCCAAAGATTTCTTCCGCGCTAGATGCTGCTAAGAGTGGAGTGAATTCAGTCCATATCATTGATGGTCGTATTGAGCATTCACTATTGCTAGAAATTTTGACCGAGCAAGCATTCGGTACGATGATCCGCTCTAGATAA
- the pyrE gene encoding orotate phosphoribosyltransferase has protein sequence MSSNNSNQDNFIRFALEAKVLSFGEFKTKAGRLSPYFFNAGEFNDGARLSALGRSYAKALQDSKIQFDMLYGPAYKGIALAAATAIALADDGINVPYAYNRKEAKDHGEGGVLVGAPVKGRVVIVDDVISAGTSVRESVDLIRGAGGEPAAVLIALDRMERSGNAVEIGDKSAVQAVEQEFGLPVISIANLAGLMAFLTASSDAQLTNYLPAVKAYREKYGI, from the coding sequence ATGAGCTCAAATAATTCAAATCAAGATAACTTTATTCGTTTTGCCTTGGAGGCAAAGGTTTTGTCCTTCGGGGAGTTTAAAACTAAAGCAGGAAGACTCTCACCTTATTTTTTTAATGCAGGTGAATTTAACGATGGCGCTCGTTTAAGTGCATTGGGACGCTCCTATGCAAAGGCCTTACAAGATTCCAAAATACAATTCGACATGCTGTATGGGCCTGCGTATAAAGGAATTGCTTTAGCTGCGGCTACGGCAATTGCATTGGCAGATGATGGTATTAATGTTCCTTATGCTTACAACCGTAAAGAAGCTAAGGATCATGGCGAGGGCGGCGTATTGGTCGGTGCGCCAGTGAAGGGTAGGGTTGTAATTGTGGATGATGTTATATCTGCTGGCACATCTGTGAGGGAGTCAGTCGATCTGATTCGTGGTGCTGGAGGTGAGCCAGCCGCAGTCTTGATTGCATTAGATCGCATGGAGCGCTCTGGTAATGCAGTGGAGATTGGTGACAAATCGGCTGTTCAAGCAGTAGAGCAGGAGTTTGGTTTGCCAGTAATTTCGATTGCCAATCTTGCAGGCTTAATGGCTTTCTTGACTGCATCGAGTGATGCTCAACTGACAAATTATTTGCCAGCGGTAAAAGCCTATCGTGAAAAATACGGCATCTAA
- a CDS encoding homoserine O-acetyltransferase translates to MSELNLSRNTIHFAEPLPLQSGAMLAGYDLVIETYGKLNADKSNAVLVCHALNASHHVAGPSPEDPEDLGWWDNMIGPGKPVDTNHFFVIGVNNLGSCFGSTGPMSINPATGKPYGADFPVVTVEDWVNTQARLADKLGIRKFAAVMGGSLGGMQAMAWAIQFPKRIEHCVVVASTPRLSAQNIAFNEVARNAILSDPDFHGGNYYEYGVVPKRGLRLARMVGHITYLSDDDMAEKFGRELQRPNGESNDYRFSFDVEFEVESYLRHQGDKFSTYFDANTYLLITRALDYFDPARRYDGSLNRALAEVQAKFLVVSFSTDWRFPPDRSREIVQSLLSNKSEVTYAEIDAPHGHDAFLLDDARYHNLVRAYFKQMLEVQS, encoded by the coding sequence ATGAGCGAGTTAAACCTCTCTAGAAATACCATTCATTTTGCCGAGCCCCTGCCTTTGCAGAGTGGCGCCATGTTAGCTGGTTACGATTTAGTTATTGAAACTTACGGCAAACTGAATGCTGATAAAAGTAATGCGGTGCTAGTTTGTCACGCACTCAATGCTTCTCATCATGTAGCAGGCCCAAGCCCAGAAGATCCTGAAGATCTAGGTTGGTGGGACAACATGATTGGTCCTGGTAAGCCGGTAGATACTAATCATTTCTTCGTTATCGGCGTAAATAATTTAGGTTCGTGTTTTGGTTCTACCGGGCCAATGAGCATTAATCCTGCCACTGGCAAACCTTATGGGGCAGACTTCCCAGTAGTTACTGTCGAAGACTGGGTAAATACTCAGGCTCGCTTGGCTGACAAACTAGGGATTCGTAAATTTGCAGCTGTGATGGGTGGTAGTTTGGGCGGCATGCAGGCAATGGCTTGGGCAATTCAGTTTCCCAAGCGCATAGAGCATTGTGTAGTAGTAGCTTCTACACCAAGATTGAGCGCGCAAAATATTGCTTTTAATGAAGTGGCACGAAATGCCATTTTGTCCGACCCTGATTTTCATGGCGGAAACTATTACGAATATGGTGTGGTGCCTAAGCGTGGTTTGCGTTTGGCTCGAATGGTCGGCCATATTACCTATTTGTCTGACGATGACATGGCCGAGAAATTTGGACGTGAATTGCAACGTCCAAATGGCGAATCTAATGACTATCGTTTTAGCTTTGATGTTGAGTTTGAGGTTGAGAGCTATTTACGTCATCAAGGCGATAAATTTTCAACGTACTTCGATGCTAATACTTATCTGTTAATTACGCGTGCTTTAGATTATTTTGATCCAGCGCGTCGTTATGATGGAAGTTTAAATCGGGCTTTAGCAGAGGTACAGGCTAAATTTTTGGTGGTGAGTTTTTCGACTGATTGGCGTTTCCCTCCAGATCGTAGTCGTGAGATTGTTCAGTCATTGCTTAGCAACAAGAGTGAGGTCACTTATGCGGAGATTGATGCACCGCATGGCCACGATGCGTTCTTATTAGACGATGCGCGGTACCATAATCTCGTTCGCGCTTACTTTAAGCAAATGCTTGAGGTGCAATCATGA
- a CDS encoding tyrosine recombinase XerC: protein MKLKATDLHPLMQEYLHELHVLRQLSPHTLKAYGMDLSDLQNFALEDSIELLKVSNGYVRRWAGRLHSKGKSSRSIARALSAWRGWYDWLTEKDARRDAHAGKIANHLVANPVDDVKAPKRLKSLPKALSVEQALSLVNQAVKEAEEKKDLESIRDAAIIDLLYSSGLRLSELLGIDVIQSKDRQHESAGWLDWDAAEVTVLGKGGKRRSVPVGVPAMKSLMAWREIRNAGDFSEESIALFLSANGKRLSPRTVQARLRTLAMRAGLPTHVHPHMMRHSFASHVLQSSQDLRAVQEMLGHASIASTQIYTSLDFQHLAQAYDKAHPRAKAGKG from the coding sequence ATGAAACTAAAGGCGACTGATCTTCATCCGCTCATGCAGGAGTACCTGCATGAGTTACATGTGTTGCGTCAACTCTCGCCGCATACGCTCAAAGCATATGGCATGGATCTAAGTGACCTACAAAATTTTGCACTTGAGGACTCGATTGAATTATTAAAAGTCAGTAATGGGTATGTTCGTCGTTGGGCTGGGCGCTTACATTCCAAAGGCAAGTCTTCGAGAAGCATTGCTAGAGCTCTTTCTGCCTGGCGCGGTTGGTATGACTGGCTCACTGAAAAAGATGCGCGACGCGATGCACATGCTGGCAAGATAGCCAATCACTTGGTCGCTAACCCGGTAGATGACGTTAAAGCACCAAAACGTTTGAAGTCCTTACCCAAAGCTCTTTCGGTTGAACAGGCTCTCTCGTTAGTAAATCAGGCGGTTAAAGAGGCTGAGGAAAAGAAGGATCTTGAATCTATACGGGATGCCGCAATTATTGATTTGTTGTATTCCTCTGGCTTGCGTTTATCGGAATTGCTAGGAATCGATGTCATACAAAGCAAGGATCGTCAGCATGAATCTGCTGGCTGGTTAGACTGGGATGCGGCAGAAGTAACTGTTTTGGGTAAGGGCGGAAAACGTCGCTCAGTACCTGTCGGTGTACCTGCGATGAAATCACTGATGGCATGGCGGGAAATTCGGAATGCGGGCGATTTCTCAGAAGAATCTATAGCCCTATTTTTATCTGCCAACGGGAAGCGCTTATCTCCTCGTACAGTTCAGGCACGCTTGCGCACTCTAGCCATGCGTGCTGGTTTGCCAACCCATGTGCATCCACATATGATGCGTCATAGTTTTGCAAGTCATGTACTGCAATCCTCCCAGGATTTACGTGCTGTACAGGAGATGCTGGGGCATGCCAGCATTGCAAGTACCCAGATTTATACCTCCCTAGACTTTCAACACCTTGCTCAGGCATACGATAAAGCGCATCCGCGTGCAAAGGCTGGCAAAGGCTGA
- the slmA gene encoding nucleoid occlusion factor SlmA: MRDSLDPADINDSSADAGKARKRPRPGERRLQILQVLAEMLQNPKGERVTTAALAAKIQVSEAALYRHFASKAQMFEGLISFIEQTVFGLINQINQKEESGLAQARGILQMLLFFAEKNPGMTRVLLGDALLQEDDRLQERITQVLDRVEASLKQALRIAQTQGGNWGQLGQEEVSIRAAMLMSFILGRWHRFARSGFKKLPTEASDVSLRLLLSE, translated from the coding sequence ATGCGCGACTCCCTAGATCCAGCAGACATCAACGACAGCAGCGCTGACGCTGGTAAAGCGCGCAAGCGTCCACGCCCAGGCGAACGTCGTCTGCAGATACTGCAGGTGCTTGCTGAAATGCTGCAAAACCCTAAAGGTGAGCGCGTGACTACGGCTGCTTTAGCAGCAAAGATTCAGGTTTCAGAAGCCGCTTTGTATCGCCATTTTGCCAGTAAGGCGCAGATGTTTGAAGGTCTGATTTCTTTTATTGAGCAAACTGTTTTTGGATTGATCAATCAAATCAATCAAAAGGAAGAATCTGGTCTTGCTCAAGCGCGCGGGATTTTGCAAATGCTGCTTTTCTTTGCTGAAAAAAATCCTGGCATGACACGTGTTTTATTGGGCGATGCTTTATTGCAAGAAGACGATCGTTTGCAAGAGCGTATTACACAAGTGTTGGACCGAGTTGAGGCTTCTCTTAAACAGGCATTACGAATTGCTCAAACCCAAGGCGGTAACTGGGGGCAGTTAGGACAAGAAGAGGTGAGTATTCGCGCCGCCATGTTGATGAGTTTTATATTGGGTCGTTGGCATCGCTTTGCTCGAAGTGGGTTTAAAAAGCTGCCTACTGAAGCTTCCGATGTTAGTTTGCGACTTCTCCTGTCAGAATGA
- a CDS encoding exodeoxyribonuclease III: protein MLRIISANLNGIRSAIKKGFLPWAIKQRADFICMQELKAQRDDLEDAILNPDGMHGFFHHAEKKGYSGCGIYTPHTPDEVLYGYGNEEFDAEGRYVEARFKGLSVISVYMPSGSSSPERQEAKYRYLDSFLPHLISLKNSGREIVLCGDVNIAHQEIDLKNWKGNLKNSGFLPEERAWLTNLFSNIGYVDVYRKLEPEATESCYTWWSNRGQAYVKNVGWRIDYHITTPGIAASAKKTAVYKDEKFSDHAPLTVDYDWKI from the coding sequence ATGTTACGCATCATTTCAGCGAATCTCAATGGTATCCGCTCCGCGATAAAAAAAGGCTTTCTGCCTTGGGCCATCAAACAAAGGGCTGACTTCATCTGCATGCAAGAGCTCAAAGCTCAACGCGATGACTTAGAGGATGCCATTCTCAATCCAGACGGTATGCATGGCTTTTTTCACCATGCCGAAAAAAAAGGCTATAGCGGCTGCGGCATTTACACCCCCCACACGCCCGATGAAGTCTTGTACGGCTATGGCAATGAAGAGTTTGATGCTGAGGGACGTTATGTAGAGGCACGCTTTAAAGGCCTATCTGTTATTTCTGTTTACATGCCCTCAGGCTCAAGCTCACCCGAACGTCAAGAAGCTAAATATCGATATTTAGATAGCTTTTTACCTCATCTAATTTCCCTCAAAAACTCCGGCCGAGAAATCGTGCTTTGCGGAGACGTCAATATCGCCCATCAAGAAATTGATCTGAAGAACTGGAAAGGCAATCTCAAAAACTCAGGCTTCTTGCCCGAAGAGCGTGCATGGCTTACCAATCTGTTTAGCAACATTGGTTATGTGGATGTTTATCGCAAGCTAGAACCCGAAGCAACTGAATCTTGCTACACCTGGTGGAGCAATCGCGGACAAGCCTATGTTAAGAATGTGGGTTGGCGCATTGACTATCACATCACCACACCTGGTATTGCCGCGAGCGCTAAAAAAACAGCTGTATATAAAGATGAAAAGTTCTCAGACCACGCGCCACTTACGGTTGACTATGACTGGAAAATTTAA
- a CDS encoding MFS transporter, which produces MPNKLLNVVQSWLKDFRVYLEWPCLRMLFLGFSAGLPLLLILGTLSFWLREAGIDRSTIGYLTWVGLIYAFKWVWAPLVDRLQIPFLTKLFGRRRSWLLFAQALIITGLVLMSTLDPKLSLDSIVWCALLVAFGSATQDIALDAFRIESANSDHQAALAATYQTGYRLALIWAGAGVLWLAARAETSIGYDPAAWQFAYLCMAASIGVGVMTTLLSKEPAQYELAKVRTAKAWLYQTLIEPFAEFIGRYRWHAILILSLIAVYRISDVVMGIMANPFYVDMGYTKDEVAAVSKVFGVVMTLAGAFVGGVLTLRFGVLRILLVGAILSAVSNLLFAWLATRGHDLHGLIWVISADNLSSGIASAAFIAFLSALTNIRYSATQYALFSSMMLLLPKWLAGFSGVFVDHYGYQAFFYGTAIIGAPVLLLIWTTIHFKLVQIKKEGE; this is translated from the coding sequence GTGCCTAACAAACTACTCAATGTAGTGCAGTCATGGCTCAAAGACTTTCGTGTTTATCTCGAATGGCCTTGTTTGCGTATGTTGTTCTTGGGTTTTTCTGCTGGCCTTCCTTTGCTTTTGATTCTTGGAACCCTCAGTTTTTGGTTGCGTGAAGCAGGCATTGATCGCAGTACGATTGGTTACTTAACCTGGGTTGGCTTGATTTATGCATTCAAATGGGTATGGGCACCCCTGGTTGATCGTTTACAAATTCCGTTTCTAACAAAATTATTTGGTCGACGCCGTAGTTGGCTACTCTTTGCGCAAGCTCTTATCATCACGGGCTTGGTCTTGATGTCGACTTTGGATCCTAAGCTTTCGCTCGATTCCATTGTTTGGTGTGCTCTATTGGTTGCATTCGGTTCAGCAACCCAAGATATTGCCCTTGATGCTTTTCGAATTGAGTCAGCTAATAGCGATCATCAAGCAGCCTTGGCGGCCACTTATCAAACAGGTTATCGACTCGCATTAATTTGGGCTGGCGCTGGTGTGCTCTGGCTTGCAGCTAGAGCAGAAACAAGCATTGGTTATGATCCTGCTGCGTGGCAATTTGCATACCTTTGTATGGCCGCATCTATTGGTGTAGGCGTAATGACAACTCTATTAAGCAAAGAGCCTGCTCAGTATGAGTTAGCAAAAGTTCGCACAGCTAAAGCATGGCTTTATCAAACATTGATTGAGCCTTTCGCAGAATTTATTGGCCGTTATCGCTGGCATGCTATTTTGATTTTGTCTTTAATTGCCGTCTATCGAATTAGTGATGTTGTCATGGGCATCATGGCAAATCCTTTTTATGTAGATATGGGGTATACCAAGGATGAAGTAGCGGCAGTCAGCAAAGTATTTGGTGTCGTGATGACTTTGGCAGGCGCATTTGTTGGCGGTGTACTCACTCTTCGTTTTGGTGTCTTAAGAATTTTGCTTGTGGGCGCAATACTCTCGGCGGTGAGTAATTTACTCTTTGCTTGGTTGGCCACAAGAGGACATGACCTACACGGCTTAATTTGGGTCATATCTGCGGACAATCTTAGTTCGGGCATTGCTAGCGCAGCATTTATTGCTTTCTTATCTGCGCTAACCAATATTCGTTATTCTGCAACTCAGTACGCCTTATTTAGTTCGATGATGTTGCTTCTGCCTAAATGGTTAGCGGGCTTCTCAGGCGTATTCGTGGATCACTATGGATACCAAGCTTTCTTTTATGGCACCGCCATTATCGGCGCACCAGTGTTGCTTTTAATCTGGACAACAATTCATTTCAAGCTCGTTCAGATCAAGAAAGAGGGTGAGTAA
- the dksA gene encoding RNA polymerase-binding protein DksA, which produces MSDKDYMNAAQLDFFRQKLLTLKEDILKNASETTEHLRENILVPDPADRATIEEEHALELRTRDRERKLLKKVEQALARIESGDYGWCEETGEPIGLNRLIARPTANLSLEAQERRELRQKLFGE; this is translated from the coding sequence ATGTCCGATAAGGACTATATGAATGCTGCGCAGTTAGATTTTTTCCGTCAAAAATTACTTACTCTTAAAGAAGACATTCTGAAGAATGCTTCTGAAACTACCGAGCATCTGCGCGAAAACATTTTGGTTCCTGATCCAGCTGATCGGGCAACAATCGAAGAAGAGCATGCGCTGGAATTACGTACACGCGATCGTGAACGCAAATTGCTCAAAAAAGTAGAGCAGGCTTTAGCGCGTATTGAATCTGGTGACTATGGTTGGTGTGAAGAAACCGGTGAGCCGATTGGCTTAAACCGTTTAATTGCTAGACCTACAGCCAATTTATCTCTTGAGGCGCAAGAGCGTCGTGAACTCCGCCAAAAATTATTTGGCGAATAA
- a CDS encoding GTP-binding protein, with amino-acid sequence MALIPVTILTGFLGSGKTTLLKHILTEEHGKKIAVIENEFGEENIDNDILVQDNQENIVQMSNGCICCTIRGDLVEALNELWEQRKDKKISFDRVVIETTGVANPGPVAQTFFMDDDVADHYVLDAVVTLVDAKHGQQQLNEHEEAQRQVGFADQIFITKTDLVTPAEVDALRNRLMHMNPRAPIAGISKGVVPLNAVLDLKGFNLNAKLDIDPHFLEQDDHDHAHCGHDHSHDHDHSSCGHDHAHDHHHGHTGHTDRIQSFVFRSDKPFDHKKLEDFLGGILEVFGDKMLRYKGVLYVKGSARKVVFQGVHQMMGSDLAGPWGAEPKQTRMVFIGIDLPKDTLLAGLEGCLVK; translated from the coding sequence ATGGCATTAATTCCTGTAACTATTTTGACGGGCTTCTTGGGAAGCGGCAAAACCACTTTGCTTAAGCACATTTTGACTGAAGAGCATGGTAAAAAAATTGCCGTGATTGAGAATGAGTTCGGCGAAGAAAATATTGATAACGACATCTTGGTTCAAGATAACCAAGAGAATATTGTTCAGATGAGTAATGGCTGCATTTGTTGCACCATTCGAGGCGACTTGGTGGAGGCTCTCAATGAACTATGGGAGCAACGTAAGGATAAGAAAATTAGCTTTGATCGTGTAGTGATTGAAACTACCGGCGTTGCCAACCCAGGTCCGGTTGCCCAGACCTTTTTTATGGATGATGATGTTGCTGATCATTATGTTTTGGATGCGGTAGTTACATTGGTAGATGCTAAGCATGGTCAACAGCAACTCAACGAGCATGAAGAAGCTCAGCGTCAGGTAGGTTTTGCAGATCAAATCTTTATTACCAAAACAGATCTAGTTACTCCGGCAGAGGTGGATGCTTTACGCAACCGCCTAATGCACATGAACCCAAGGGCGCCGATTGCAGGCATTTCTAAGGGCGTGGTGCCCCTAAATGCGGTTTTAGACCTAAAGGGGTTCAATCTGAATGCCAAGCTCGACATTGACCCCCATTTCTTGGAGCAAGATGATCACGATCATGCCCATTGCGGTCACGACCACAGTCATGATCATGATCACAGCAGCTGTGGGCACGATCATGCCCATGACCACCACCATGGCCATACTGGCCATACGGATCGCATTCAATCCTTTGTTTTTCGTAGTGATAAACCCTTTGATCATAAAAAACTGGAAGATTTCCTAGGGGGTATTTTGGAGGTCTTCGGAGATAAGATGTTGCGCTATAAAGGCGTGCTCTATGTGAAGGGAAGTGCCCGAAAAGTGGTGTTTCAGGGGGTTCATCAGATGATGGGAAGCGATTTGGCTGGTCCATGGGGGGCAGAACCCAAGCAAACACGTATGGTGTTTATAGGCATCGATTTGCCTAAAGACACCCTGCTGGCTGGGCTTGAGGGATGTTTGGTTAAGTAG
- a CDS encoding DUF484 family protein: MSAIDPKQAEQEELVAEWLRATPGFFERYADLFNEIRIKHPHEDRAISLQERQMTVLRTQNQELNRRLSEMLHFGSRNDKTQQSLVAWLLRLMKANNKADVEDAITLGLANVFEVDSAQLLSPNSAFGPWVDTPLCGSAKELAAASVDLLASQTTIDPDWQSMVAIGLPIGKSIGVNQSPAVLLLASKDESRFTADMGAFYLRQIAELTAAALDRIQAYETKGD; encoded by the coding sequence ATGAGTGCGATAGATCCAAAACAAGCCGAGCAAGAAGAGTTGGTCGCAGAGTGGTTACGCGCAACCCCAGGCTTTTTTGAGCGCTATGCCGATCTCTTTAATGAGATTCGAATTAAGCATCCGCATGAGGATCGCGCCATCTCTTTACAAGAGCGGCAGATGACTGTTTTGCGCACCCAAAATCAAGAGCTCAATCGTCGTCTAAGTGAGATGTTGCACTTTGGTAGTCGTAACGATAAAACGCAACAAAGCTTGGTGGCGTGGTTATTGCGTTTAATGAAAGCAAATAACAAGGCAGACGTCGAAGATGCAATTACTTTAGGATTGGCAAACGTCTTTGAAGTGGATTCTGCTCAGTTGTTATCACCCAATTCAGCTTTTGGTCCTTGGGTGGATACGCCCTTATGCGGTTCAGCTAAAGAGTTGGCTGCTGCTAGCGTAGATCTCTTAGCAAGCCAAACAACAATTGATCCAGATTGGCAAAGTATGGTTGCAATTGGTTTGCCAATAGGCAAAAGCATTGGTGTGAATCAATCCCCAGCAGTATTGTTATTGGCAAGTAAAGACGAGTCGCGATTCACAGCTGATATGGGCGCATTTTATTTGCGTCAAATAGCCGAGTTAACTGCCGCAGCTTTGGATCGCATCCAAGCTTATGAAACTAAAGGCGACTGA